Proteins encoded together in one Acipenser ruthenus chromosome 22, fAciRut3.2 maternal haplotype, whole genome shotgun sequence window:
- the LOC117431178 gene encoding vesicle transport protein SEC20-like has translation MAASQDVHVRICSQEIIKYDLEIKALIQDIRECTGPHSELTELNSNVKDKINQLRMRIQDLEQMAKEQDKESDKLALLNEMERHRKQMLSNQTAWRKANLSCKLAIDNSEKDDLLQGGDSSARQRKTTKQSLAQTSSAITESLMSISRMMSQQVHQSEETVATLATSSRTVLETNEEFKAMTGTIQLGRKLITKYNRREFTDKLLIFLALALFLATVVYILKKRLFPFL, from the exons ATGGCTGCTTCCCAAGATGTCCACGTACGAATCTGTAgccaagaaataataaaatacgaTCTAGAAATAAAAGCCCTCATTCAG GATATACGAGAATGTACAGGACCCCACAGCGAGCTGACAGAATTAAATTCAAACGTGAAGGACAAAATTAATCAGCTCAGAATGAGAATACAG GATCTGGAGCAAATGGCTAAAGAACAGGATAAAGAATCTGATAAGCTGGCTCTGTTAAATGAAATGGAGAGGCATCGAAAACAGATGCTAAG TAATCAGACAGCGTGGAGGAAGGCAAACCTGTCCTGCAAACTTGCTATTGATAACTCAGAAAAGGATGATCTTCTGCAAGGTGGGGATTCTTCAGCAAGGCAAAG aaaaacaacGAAACAGAGCCTGGCTCAAACTTCCAGTGCTATAACTGAGAGTCTGATGAGTATAAGCAGGATGATGTCACAGCAGGTCCATCAGAGTGAGGAAACCGTGGCAACGTTAG CCACTTCGTCCAGGACAGTGCTGGAAACGAATGAGGAGTTTAAAGCAATGACTGGAACAATACAGTTGGGACGAAAGCTCATCACAAAGTACAACCGAAGGGAGTTCACAGACAAGCTGCTGATCTTCCTAGCCTTAGCTCTCTTTCTGGCCACAGTtgtgtatatattgaaaaaaaggcTCTTCCCATTCCTATAG
- the nkx2.5 gene encoding homeobox protein Nkx-2.5, with product MFPSPMTSTPFSVKDILNLEQNQSEMASLDVSSCMLATFKQETYTEIPSADSLFNEDFAQTKDTKNTCLNYADAFYGKNFLEMNVNKDAKLDTFEGNKKKEIYSAHKDTEDEEKAEETDRPRQRKRRKPRVLFSQAQVYELERRFKQQKYLSAPERDHLASVLKLTSTQVKIWFQNRRYKCKRQRQDQTLEMVGIPPPRRIAVPVLVRDGKPCIGDTAYSTSYNVGINHYTYNAYPTFTNYTNPTCNTNYTCNYPATAMQTMQSSPASNNYMNFSVGDFNNVPSHFQPGNGVSTLHGIRAW from the exons ATGTTCCCAAGCCCGATGACGTCAACTCCCTTTTCTGTGAAGGATATATTAAACCTGGAGCAAAACCAAAGTGAAATGGCTTCTCTGGATGTATCATCCTGCATGCTGGCGACATTTAAACAGGAGACGTATACCGAGATTCCGTCGGCAGACTCTCTGTTCAATGAAGATTTCGCTCAGACCAAAGACACCAAAAACACTTGTCTGAACTACGCCGATGCCTTTTATGGCAAAAATTTCTTGGAAATGAATGTCAACAAAGACGCAAAATTGGACACATTTGAGGGAAACAAGAAAAAAG AAATCTATTCAGCACACAAAGACACCGAGGACGAGGAGAAGGCAGAAGAAACGGATCGCCCAAGACAAAGAAAAAGGAGAAAGCCTCGAGTGCTCTTCTCGCAGGCCCAAGTCTATGAGCTGGAGAGAAGGTTCAAACAACAGAAATATCTTTCTGCCCCCGAGAGGGATCACCTGGCCAGCGTCCTCAAACTCACCTCCACTCAAGTCAAAATCTGGTTCCAGAACAGAAGATACAAATGCAAAAGACAACGGCAGGACCAAACGCTGGAAATGGTTGGGATCCCGCCTCCGAGGCGCATCGCAGTGCCCGTGCTGGTCAGAGATGGCAAACCGTGCATAGGAGACACCGCTTACAGTACTTCGTATAACGTTGGCATCAACCATTACACTTATAATGCCTACCCTACATTCACCAACTACACCAACCCAACCTGCAACACAAACTATACCTGTAACTATCcagctacagcaatgcaaaccATGCAATCGTCACCAGCCAGCAATAACTACATGAACTTTAGTGTTGGCGACTTCAATAACGTACCGTCTCACTTCCAGCCTGGCAATGGAGTATCTACATTACATGGTATCAGAGCCTGGTAG
- the LOC117431490 gene encoding stanniocalcin-2-like, with the protein MQAEMLVTLATILLIFPAIDQVAAMDVTDLPDNQQDREKLSSQQKGRLSLQNTAEIQHCLVSAGDVGCGVFECFENNSCEIQGLHEICMNFLHNAGKFDAQGKSFIKDALKCMAHGLRQKFSCISRKCLAIKEMVVQLQKECYLKHNLCSAAKENVIVMVEMIHFQDLILKGPYVELVNILLSCGEEVKEAITRSVRVQCEQNWGALCDSLGFCAFSKQGEQSAATRAPEKRHGEGSNKSGSRDPADPSHQHPEPERDHTRTSRGDKEKGSKVHLNAHTRVRSSSQSSRRLSGETDIADEEDPLTTDIRR; encoded by the exons ATGCAAGCAGAAATGTTGGTTACATTAGCAACAATCCTGCTGATTTTCCCAGCCATTGATCAAGTGGCGGCGATGGATGTTACAGATCTTCCAGATAACCAGCAAGACAGGGAAAAATTGTCCAGCCAACAAAAAGGACGCCTTTCTCTGCAGAATACAG CTGAGATACAACACTGCCTGGTCAGTGCTGGCGACGTTGGATGTGGCGTTTTTGAGTGTTTTGAAAACAACTCCTGCGAAATCCAAGGACTGCATGAGATATGCATGAATTTTCTCCACAATGCAGGAAAGTTTGATGCACAG GGTAAGTCATTTATCAAAGACGCGCTCAAATGCATGGCTCATGGTCTGAGACAAAAATTTAGCTGCATCAGCCGCAAGTGCCTGGCTATCAAGGAGATGGTGGTTCAGCTGCAGAAAGAGTGCTACCTCAAGCATAACCTGTGCTCAGCAGCGAAGGAGAACGTCATTGTCATGGTCGAGATGATCCACTTTCAAGACCTCATTCTGAAGGG ACCTTACGTGGAGCTGGTGAACATCCTGCTGAGCTGTGGGGAGGAGGTGAAGGAGGCCATCACCCGGAGCGTGCGTGTCCAGTGTGAGCAGAACTGGGGCGCTCTGTGCGACAGCTTGGGCTTCTGTGCGTTCAGCAAGCAGGGAGAGCAGAGTGCAGCAACCAGGGCCCCGGAGAAGAGGCACGGAGAAGGTAGCAATAAGAGTGGCAGTAGAGACCCCGCTGACCCGAGCCATCAGCACCCTGAACCCGAGCGAGACCACACCAGGACCTCCAGAGGAGACAAAGAGAAAGGCAGCAAGGTCCACCTGAACGCTCACACCCGAGTTCGGTCCAGCAGTCAGAGTTCAAGACGTCTCAGCGGGGAAACCGACATCGCAGATGAAGAAGACCCTTTAACAACAGACATCAGGAGGTGA